In the genome of Candidatus Hydrogenedentota bacterium, the window CTATAATTCGCATATAGTGATAATGTGCAGCGATATCTTGGCAGATTTTCGCAACAAAATTGCGGGATTTGCGGTATTGCGATCCGGTCCTCAGTCATCCCAATTGGTCGTAAGTTATTGTTTAAGAATAGGATACGAAATCAATTCGAACGTTTGGCAAAAGTCCCGCCATGTGGCATAATTACGAATGACCGCAATTTGGGGCTTTGTGCTATTGCGTTTCGTGGTGGGACTCAAAAATTGAGTCTACAAAGGCGTTTCCTCGGGGTAAGTTGGAAGCGCCGTGGCTCGGAGTGGCTCACGGAAGGCGCACAGGCCTATCTATTTTGCCTGCCCTCGAGAACTCCCCGCGAATGTAGATAATAAGGAGATACCGGTATGCGGTACAGGCGGTTCAGGGATGAGGAAGGCGTTACGCTGCTGGAACTGACCATTGCCATCGCGTTGTTTGCGATCGTCATGGGGGCGACGGCGACGTCTCTTGTTTCCTACTACGTGGCGTTGGACATGCAGAATCAGCGGCACTCCGCCATAAAGGACTGCGCAACAATCCTTAGCAATATGCGCGACGTGCGCAACACAAATCCCGATGACTTTCCGGACGCGATAACCGCCGTCTGGCCGGATGGCACGACGATACCGAATGCCGGAACACTCCCCCAAGAGACGATTACCGTGGATTACGTGAATCCCAACGCGAATCCGTTGGAGGTCACGATCACGTGTACGTGGGTGGATATGCGGGGGCGCCAATTGACGGCCGCGCTCTCAAGCGTTTTGGCGGATCATTGAGGTACGTGTCCATGGAGAAACGCGGTTTTACATTGGTCGAACTGGTTATCTCAATCGCCATACTGGCCACAATTTGCGCGTTGGGAATGGTTGCGCTGCAATCGGCTTCAACATCGTCGGCGACGGCAAAATCGAAGGCCGAGGCGCAAGATAACGTGCGCGACGCGCTGGCGGCCATGCAGCAAGAACTGCAGATTGCATCGAAGCGAACCGACACGTCCCTTATTCCACCCTTGAATGCTCTGGCGGTCACGCCAAATCCCGTTCTGGGAAGCCCGGTTCAGGTGACCTTCCAAGTGCCCGCGGATACCACCGGCAACAACTGGAGCCGCCCAATCACGTTTCGCTACATCAATGAAGATGCGAACGGCGACGGCCGCTTGACCGCGGGAGAAGATACTGACAGCGACGGCGTGCTGTCGCGCCGCATTGTCCGGATTCAGGATCTCAACGGCAACGGTTCGACAAACGATGCCGGTGAGACGACGGAGGTAGGAGGAGCCAACGACTTGTCGAATGTGACGTTTGCGTTTGATGGAAATGTGCTGACCGTAACGCTCACATCCACGAAATTAATCGGGCTGCGCCGGACAAATCCGGCTACCGTCACGGTAACCACCGATATCTATCTTGAGAACTGAGATGGTTGAGGCTGCGAACAAGGACGGGGTATCGCGGCGGCAAAGGAGGGCTCCACTATGAGAGCTAACAAACAAGGACGAGAGGGGATGGCGCTGATTCTCGTCATCCTGGCGGTGATTGTCATCTTGGGCGCCATCACGCTGGTGGCCGCACGGGTGCAGACCGCAAAACTCAGGACTGACAGTGCCGTAACGCAAGCCCGGCTTGACGAAACGTGCAAGGCAGGTGTGGATATCGGCATTGGCCGTTTATGGCATGACTACGTCGTGGGCAACGGAAACACGACGGGCAATCTTGCATCTTACCGCGTCTTCATCAACGCGTTGGTTCCGAACAACGAAGACCTCAACGGAAATGGAAGCAAGGACAGCGGGGAGTCGGACAGCAACGGCAACGGTACCTTCGAGTCGAACCCGGACGGCGTGGACTTTGTTCAGGAAACGGACAATCGCATGCTGGGTACCGGCGAACAGATTGTCCGGGTGAATGTGACGCGCACCGACGATATCGCGGGCAGTCTGTTCACGATTTCGGCGACGGGCCGAATTGGCAACCGCACGCAGACAGCCACGCAGACTGTACGGGTTTCGGGCCAGTTGTTTACGGGTTTTGAGTACTGCATTCTCGCAAACAACGTGAACTGTATTCTGTGTCATGCGAAATTCACGCCGCTTGATCTCGCCATGAACAGCGATACATCTCTCTATGGGACGTTCGACCGAATCAAAGTCGGTTCACTTCAATCGTTGATGGTGCGAACCGGCACGGACGCGTTTGCCGCGAATTCCGTTGTGGCCGGCACGACCTATTCGCGCGGGACGGTGTACGACCAGAATGCGAGCCCGCTTTCTGCCTCCGGGCTTGCCAACTCGACGTTTGACGCCTACAAGTTCAGTACAAGCAACGGCAAGGTCACCCAGAGTTCCACGGGAGGCATGACCAAGGTGAATGTCGCCAACGCTACCACGAATAGCGATGGCGATCTGAACCAATTCGCCAATCTCTATCTCAATTATCCAACCACCAAGAAAGCCATGACGGACGGTGAACTGCCGGCCAGTTTCCCGGCGCCATTCAACGATGAGAACGGAAACCGCTTGGTGGACGACAGCGAATTCAACGCCGTGATGAACGCCGCCGAAGGTTCCGTGTCGGGCGGCACGGCGTTTGGCGTTGCGGCTGGCTCAACCTATACGGGCACAGGGTTGCCCACAACTTCGAACTCGGCCCTGGCCGACCTGGGAGATGGTACGTATAACGGTAACTTGATTCTGACCGGCACGGATGCCAATCCGATCGTCATCGACGGCAAGATAGCCGTCAACGGCGACCTTGTGCTGTCCGGCAAAGTGAAAGGATGGGGACAGATCCAGGTTCGTGGCAACGCGTACGTCGTGGGCGATACTACGTATGCAGACGCCCCGGGCGAATACGGCGTCGCTGCCGACGGGACGAAGAACGGCATGGCGCTCGTTGCCGGCGGCAATATCATCATCGGCGACTACTTGACGCGCACAGGCTTGGACAAGTCGGGTACGAGCAGCGTTTTGAGCGAGTATCAGGCCGAGACTCGCACGAAGAACAAGGTAGTCGCCACCGGTAAGGACGTTGGTTACTACGGAGCGAAGATTACCGACCCCGGCTTCTACACGTCTTCGGAACCTTTGACGAGCTTTACCTCGTCCGAACTGATGCAGTTCAATCAGTTCGAGTACGAAAAGGCTACCGCCGATTCATCCTACAATCCGCGCTACTACCGCATTCGTCCGAGCCAGCCCATCTACCGGAACACGGGCGCGGACCAATGCGCTTTCTATTACACGGACAGCGGCATCAAGACGGTAACAACGAGCGCAAGCACGTCGATTTTGGATTTGAGTCCGAAGAACTACTGGATCAGCGAGACGCAACTCCGGGACATCTGGTGGGCGGACGAGCAGACCCGGCCGAGTTCGGGGCGCGATTTCAAATTCGACGGCCTTCTGTATTCGAACAACGCCATCTTCACGATTGTGCGCAGCTATACGCGGCACAAGTCGAACACCTTCGGGAAGATGACCATTCGTGGCAGCATCGTATGCCCCGATCTGGGCGTGCTGGTTCCGGGGAAAGACGATACCGTATCGCGCACTGCGCTCGATATGTACTACGACCGCCGCGTGAAGTCGTTCTTCCAGATTGAAGACACTACGCAAGCATCGTTCCGCCGGCTGGTGTACCTGGCGCGCAACAACTGACGGGAGGGTAAGGCCGTGCATCTACGCTTAGGACTGACAATACTTATCGCCGTAGCGGGCTATAGCTACGCCGACACCATAGTCTTTCCCGACGGTGCGACCATGGATGGGGAAGTGCGCGAAGTCAACGCGAACTGTTTCGAGCTTGTCGTCGGCGACAAGAGCATCCAATTCGCCCGAACGGAAATCGCCTCGATTGAGAAGAACGACAAGAGGGGCGATGCCGCCAAGCCGCTTGTGTTGCCTCAAGTCAAGCAGTGGGAAGCCGAAATGGAGCGCAACACGGGGTTGGACGCCGACCAGCGCGAGAAGTTCCTTCTGTTGGTGGACGCCATGCGCAAAGCGACCGACCCCGGCGAAAGGCAGAAGATCGAGTCAGAGATTCTTGCCATGAGCAAGACGGTCGACTTGGTCAAGTTTATCAAGGCCTCTTACGACACGTCTTCTCTAGGGCGCAAGATGGTCCTGCTTGCCATACTGAACATGCTGGATCCGCAAACGGCATTACCATATCTGAAGGATGGAATGACCGTGAACAATGCCCATTTTCGCGCTTTCGCGCTCGGTTTGTATGGGCATATCCTTCGCGAATCGAACAATTTGGACAATGAGGCGGTTACGTTCATGACGCGCGGTCTCATCGATAGCGATGCGGATGTTCAGCTTGCAGCGGGCAACGCGCTGGCCGAATCCGGCAGTAAGATAGCCACGCCTGTCTTGTTGGCAAAGCTTGACGCGGCGGACCCGCGCGTGCAGAACGCCGCGAACCGGGCTCTTGCTCAGATATGGAGCGTCGATGCGGCGAGCATATCCGGGGACCCGAAAGCGTACTGGCAGGAGCATTGGAATGCTAACCAGTCCGGAGTAGACAGTCCTCTGGATCCGGAGAAGCTTGAACCGCTCGTGGACAAAGACGCGCCGCTCGAGGATGCGCATCACTGATCTGCTTCAATCGACTTATTCGCTCCACCACGCCCAGCATGCATGCTGGGCGTTAACATGTTCGGCCACTGCGCCGCGGAATGCCCTGCTAGGATTCCGTCCACTTCCCGGGAAGTGCCCCGAGGCCGGAGCGGTCCCACTTGGGATCGAAGTACCGTATCAAACGTTGCGTGGCGCTGTGCGGTCGCGGATCCACATGCTTGGGTAAAAGGTCATAAATGGCGTAGACGCGCTGCCAATATCGTTTCGTAAGTTGATCGAAGTCCGGTGAATCACCACTGAGCTCAGCGAACAACTCAAAGAAGAACAACAAGTCCTTGCGGTGCTGTTCCGGGTGGGGATGAAAGGGCAAATTTCCGTTCACGCTGGATTCCAGCGAACGCAGGAGATCTACCCCTTCTCGCATGCGCGCATGGAATGCGGTTCGCGAGAGATCGATGCGACTGTAGTTTCCCCAATCCGGAATGATTTCGAATAGCGGAAGCAGCGACGCCAGCGGTTCGGATTGAGAACCAAACAGGCGCGCGTAGTAAGTCTTAGTCAACTCGTCATAGTCGGCGCTTGGATTTATGAACGACTGCGCCGACTGGTAGAGAGAGAGCTGATTCAGGAGCGGTGTCATCGTGAAACAAATCCCGCCCTCGTAGGGGGCCGCGTCGAGTTCGCGCTTTCGCTGCGCATACAACCGCTCGAACCGGTAGTGCGGCACGATGGCGCCTTCGCCCTCGGTCAGACTGAAATCCCACGTCACGACGCGGTTTGTTTTGGCAATTTCCCGCGCCCACGGACGCGCGTCTTGTACACCGCCCTCCGAATCAGGATTGCTGTCGGAATTGAAGCCGAGGTTGATCGCCACGGAGGTCTCCTTCGGAAACTCTGGCAGGCGCTTGATGAGGTACTCCATGGCGTCGTCCGCGCGTTGTTTGTCGAACCGCCACGCGGAACCTTGAATACTCTGGATGAACTCGCCTTTCCAGTCGGGCGGACCCTGGATCGTTCCCCATCCCCAGAACGGCGTGCCCCAGGTGCCAATCTCAATCTCTGCTTGCGGCTGGTTCTTCTTCACAAGCTCGGCAATTTCGAGCGCGCGGTCGATAAAGGTGCGGGCGGTGCATCCGTTGCGCGAGCAACCTCCCGGATCGCCGGGGAAAATCCCCACGACGCCCAGCCCAGGCATCCGCTTGGTCCATTCGTCCCAGATCATGCGGCACTCGGACCATTCCTCCGGTACATTGGGACAATGCGTGTGCCAATCGTCGCCGACGGTTGTGAGGCACGCGATTAACTTGATGCCAAGTCCGCGCGAAGCGCCGTGAGCAATCATTGCGTTCATCTGCCGCGCGAACTCGCGCCCAAAGGGTTGTTCAAGGGCCGCGCGCGAAAACAACCGGGGCACGAGCCAGAACTCGAAGTGAGTGAACCCGAAGTCGTGGATCATGTCGAGAAAGCGAAACCAGTCCTCGTCTGTCCAACGATATGGCAACTCGGGGTAGAACATGTTGGGATTAAAGGCATTCAGCAGGTGCTCCGCAAAGTTGTTGTAGCAGCTTCTTCGCTGGCTCCGCTGTGGAGTAGCTGGATGGTCCGTTTGTGGATTCTCCTGACCAAATAGCGAATGGGAGTATGTCATGGCCATGGCGCCCGCTGCCGCGCGCTTAAGCAGACCTCGCCTGCTGATGCGATTGGAATTCATAGTGCTCCTTTTGCTTTGCAGTCTATCGGGACGCGCACACTCAGTTGGTCAGAATTTGGATTCGCATTGTAATCCGAAGCCCGTTTCAGCCAATTGCCGGGAGGGGTGATTCCTCACGCATGCACTTCGCGCGGATCAGGCGAAAGGCCTGCTCGACAGGTAGGCAGGCGAATGAGGAGATGACATGCACACCGGGCCGGTCCGCGACACTGCGAACCGTGTTGGAGAACCCTGCATTGACCGGCGCAAACACCACCACCGGAACACCCGTCGCGGCGATGAAATCGGTCCATGGCCACGCGTCGAAATGCTGCAGGTTTATGAGCACAGCGTGGGGAGGAGCTGCATCGAGTCTCTCCACGTATGCTTCAACTTGCGTTTCGTCATCGAGTAATACGCCGGGTTGATCCAACATTACGCCTGCGCGCTGTGCTGCTTTGGAGAAGATGTCCTCGCAATCTCTCCGCCGCCCTTCGAGGTCATAGGCCGTTCCCGGCCAACCCACCCAGTGCGACGGCTTATGACGCAGAACGACGTGCGCAATCCGAACCTGCGGATTGGGGGGGAGTGAACGAGTGTCGAGACCTGGACGCGCGAAGTACACATTCGCGGGATTGACGATGGCGAGTGCTGCCGCACCCGCCGCGGCATGCTGCAAGAAGGACCGGCGCGATAGCGCAGCGGGCAAATTGTCTCCAAGTGGACGGCGGTGCATGCGGCATCCCCTGATTTGCTGGACTGACGAAGTGCTTTACTCTGCGTAGAGACGAGACACCTGTTTACGT includes:
- a CDS encoding prepilin-type N-terminal cleavage/methylation domain-containing protein, coding for MRYRRFRDEEGVTLLELTIAIALFAIVMGATATSLVSYYVALDMQNQRHSAIKDCATILSNMRDVRNTNPDDFPDAITAVWPDGTTIPNAGTLPQETITVDYVNPNANPLEVTITCTWVDMRGRQLTAALSSVLADH
- a CDS encoding type II secretion system GspH family protein, whose product is MEKRGFTLVELVISIAILATICALGMVALQSASTSSATAKSKAEAQDNVRDALAAMQQELQIASKRTDTSLIPPLNALAVTPNPVLGSPVQVTFQVPADTTGNNWSRPITFRYINEDANGDGRLTAGEDTDSDGVLSRRIVRIQDLNGNGSTNDAGETTEVGGANDLSNVTFAFDGNVLTVTLTSTKLIGLRRTNPATVTVTTDIYLEN
- a CDS encoding HEAT repeat domain-containing protein; its protein translation is MHLRLGLTILIAVAGYSYADTIVFPDGATMDGEVREVNANCFELVVGDKSIQFARTEIASIEKNDKRGDAAKPLVLPQVKQWEAEMERNTGLDADQREKFLLLVDAMRKATDPGERQKIESEILAMSKTVDLVKFIKASYDTSSLGRKMVLLAILNMLDPQTALPYLKDGMTVNNAHFRAFALGLYGHILRESNNLDNEAVTFMTRGLIDSDADVQLAAGNALAESGSKIATPVLLAKLDAADPRVQNAANRALAQIWSVDAASISGDPKAYWQEHWNANQSGVDSPLDPEKLEPLVDKDAPLEDAHH
- a CDS encoding twin-arginine translocation signal domain-containing protein, with amino-acid sequence MHRRPLGDNLPAALSRRSFLQHAAAGAAALAIVNPANVYFARPGLDTRSLPPNPQVRIAHVVLRHKPSHWVGWPGTAYDLEGRRRDCEDIFSKAAQRAGVMLDQPGVLLDDETQVEAYVERLDAAPPHAVLINLQHFDAWPWTDFIAATGVPVVVFAPVNAGFSNTVRSVADRPGVHVISSFACLPVEQAFRLIRAKCMREESPLPAIG